A single Deltaproteobacteria bacterium DNA region contains:
- a CDS encoding aminoacyl-tRNA deacylase, protein MSTRAIKFLNGRNASFDIVKYDHVQKGAAFASRAVGFSLGKTIKTLVVKLDEKRFALALMPGDRELDLKRMAKACRVKKAAMAGPDEAERLTGYQVGGISPFGTKASLPCVMENGLLGHDTAIINAGQRGVMLKMSPADIARLLDCTAADIARK, encoded by the coding sequence ATGTCAACACGCGCTATCAAATTTCTAAACGGCCGGAACGCATCTTTTGACATCGTCAAATATGATCACGTTCAAAAGGGAGCGGCGTTTGCCTCCCGGGCCGTCGGTTTTTCCCTGGGAAAAACAATAAAAACGCTTGTCGTCAAGCTGGATGAAAAACGGTTTGCCCTGGCGCTGATGCCCGGAGACCGGGAACTGGATCTCAAACGCATGGCCAAGGCCTGTCGTGTAAAAAAGGCCGCCATGGCTGGACCGGATGAGGCTGAGCGCCTGACCGGCTACCAAGTGGGGGGTATCAGTCCCTTCGGAACCAAGGCCTCTTTGCCATGCGTCATGGAAAACGGCCTGCTCGGCCACGACACGGCCATTATCAACGCCGGCCAGCGTGGCGTGATGCTGAAAATGTCCCCGGCGGATATCGCCCGTCTGCTTGACTG